The region ACCATAGATGGCATTGACCTTGAAATTGCCACAGGACACCTTGGCCACAGACATGTGGTCACAGTACGTGTGGGGGATGAAGTTGCCTCGACAATAGGGCAGGCGCTTGGTAAGGAAAGTGAATGGAAAGATGAGCATCACACCCCTCAGGAAAGTGGCAAGACCAGCCCTGGCAATGACAGCACTGGTGAGGATGGTGGCATAGCGTAAGGGGtagcagatggccacatagcggtccaGCGCCATGAGCATGAGCACCCCAGACTCCATCCCAGTCAACATGTGGACAAAAAACATCTGAGCCAGGCAGCCATTGAAGTCAATCTCCTTAAGGTTGAACCAGAATATGCACAGCATGTTGGGTACCGTGGTGGTGCCCAGGGTGACGTCCGTGAAGGAGAGCAGGGCCAGAAAGTAGTACATGGGGCGATGCAGGGCCTCCTCATGGCCGATGAGGTAGATGAGTCCACAGTTGCCCACAACAGCAATGACGTACATGAAGCAGAATGGCAGGGAGATCCAGATGTGTGCAGCTTCCAGCCCAGGAACACCATTCAAGATAAAGAATTCTGGTGTCAGGCTGGAGATATTGGCTCCAGACATGATGCTTGACATGTGGGGggcattttatattctttgtcaGCAATTGCTCTCTGTACAGGAGAGAGAGGTGGGTTTAGAGACCAAATATGAGAATGGTTTGTGCAATGATACCAATGAAAGCCATGAACACTCATCTTGTTAGGATAATCAGGATGGTTTCTTATTTCCTCAGCTCTAGCAAAAGAATCTTTGAACTATGTTATCTAAAAATAAACAGTAGAGTCTTACTTTGCTTAATGTCCAGCAGCAAACTTTCTGCTTAGAAAGTTAGAAAGGATACTTTCTACTATCCTTACTGTCTCTATCTCTTACAGTTGTTGCCTTGAAGATTATTAGGAAGGCAAGTTATCTATGCAAAATTGTTCTGGATATCTTGCTAATAATAATATACTTAGAAACAATACAATTTTTGAATTAGTAAGGATTTAATATGATTGGCATTCAAACTCTGATGTCAATATCATGCTTTTCCATGTTGTGAAAATTCAGGTGttcttgagaaggaaaaaaaaacactatttacATTTCTAAATCATTAATAAGTTTTATGGCATTTtggtaaaatttttaagaaatttttgaaTTTATTCAGATACAGAATTCTTTTCCTTTGGCTTCTCTGTacctaaaataaaatctttatttttaatacaaactAACACTCAAGAAACCCTTGGATTTCTGGAGATTATTGATTGCCTATACTGCTGTAATTTAAACAGTATTTCATTATAACTCAACAGGTAATCAGAACAACAGACAATACCATATCTTTCAATTGCTATTTCTTTTACGGCAGTAGAAATGACTGAAAGATATTTGAAGAAATGTATATATTCAGGGATATTTGAGAAAAAATGAAGGTTCCAAATGGTTAAAattgttcttttatttgaaaaaagaaaatgatgcttAAGCTGTGGCATAAACCTGAGTTCTCATGTTGCAAAGTCAGCGTCAAACACACCCATCATTCAGCAGACTTAAGTAGATACTTGTAGTGTGATGGCATGTATTACATGGCAGTGAAGCTACAAGGTACAGATTCTTTTCacctaaatattcaaaaaattgcCATTGTGTCCACTTCTACTGACCAGGCTACAGAGAAACCACAAcgaaaagaagaaatacaaaggaatacAA is a window of Cervus canadensis isolate Bull #8, Minnesota chromosome 11, ASM1932006v1, whole genome shotgun sequence DNA encoding:
- the LOC122450099 gene encoding olfactory receptor 52N2-like — its product is MSGANISSLTPEFFILNGVPGLEAAHIWISLPFCFMYVIAVVGNCGLIYLIGHEEALHRPMYYFLALLSFTDVTLGTTTVPNMLCIFWFNLKEIDFNGCLAQMFFVHMLTGMESGVLMLMALDRYVAICYPLRYATILTSAVIARAGLATFLRGVMLIFPFTFLTKRLPYCRGNFIPHTYCDHMSVAKVSCGNFKVNAIYGLLAALLIGGFDMFCISMSYTLILRAVVSLSSADARHKAFSTCTSHICAIVITYVPALFTIFTHRFGEKNIPPHVHIIIANLYLMLPPTLNPIVYGVKTKQIREGVITLLFKEKDIFAMK